The following is a genomic window from Falco peregrinus isolate bFalPer1 chromosome Z, bFalPer1.pri, whole genome shotgun sequence.
AAAGTGAACGCAGATGTCTTTATAACAGGTTTgaatcaatttttttatatatgcttCTTCTGGATTGaattgaagaaaaatgcaggaagatAGTTTTTGATACAGTAGGATCttgtttattatattttaaatatgaaggACCTGTAttcctgctttgtttcctttttgcttgctttttaagttTGACACTGCTGTTTGTAGAGAAGATCTGAATGAACTCATTTTTAACATCTTActgtgttggaagaagggttcgccagAGTCAAGacactcaatatgagttatgcatcttgctcaactttattagtttctaacactacttatatagaacctatacacatgcatattcataaagcagaaatataattgggtaGTAGTTTCTAAACATGCGCGGTTCTCACgcccctaattatcatgactaaaatgagcattctatccatgtagctaattgtgttgctgtgctgcagccttgtagtttgttactccctattttcccataccggtccctatctttcttggccctgcacctgctttgccagcagctgtagcttgttacagccacggcctgttggcacaacataattacttggtctcaggattcaagaatagctcaaggctacctttcttgttaacttcagcacagcaacttcagtacagttctgattacaggcctattctaataccaggcctggattgtgcagatcttcagagattctagggccatgcttctgcagccattcttctacattACTGCTTTAGCCTGTTAAGGTTAATGGAACTGTTCTGACTGGGCTGtgaaagttttaagaaaatattgtgAATGCATCCTTTAGTTGGGATTGACTGAATTGTTTTAAGCGGTTTTGGAGGAGGACAGTAGTACTATTGTAGTTTGTATAGACCAGAACTGGCagacttaaaaatgaaaggttgTGTGAGGAGTTACTTGAAACCAGTAGCTTTTGATTTTCCTAGCAGTAGCTTTCTATTAATCTGTGGTAAATTGCTGTGTAAAAAAGTATTCCTTACTTTAGGAGGCACAAGAGGCTAGGTTTCTTCAGGTTGCGTGATGATTATTGTTATAAATATACTTGATTActggaagggaaataaaatccagacttaaattacttttaaggCCTGACATGTTGCTAGGGTAGAATTAGAAGACTTGTATTGCTTGAAGGCTGCAAATTAACCAAGGTAAACCACAGGGATTTCTAAGCTTATGGTtcaaaattgtttctgtttggCAGGAGCTACTTCAGATTATAGGATGTAGCTGTTTTAGTTGCTGAAATAATTGAGATTATGTAACTGAAGCTATTTATGGTGTTGTTTGCAGGTTCCTATGATCACACTGTGAAACTGTTTGATGCACGAACAAAAAGTAGTGTCATGACAATAGAACATGGTCAGCCTGTGGAGAGTgtgcttctgtttccttctggtgGGCTTCTAGTATCTGCAGGTACTTCAGTGAAATCgagtttattttctgtggccCTAATTTGAGGAAtacttgtgtgttttctttcgGTAATGAAGTGGTAAGTGATGCAACAGGTGGATTTCTCAAAGATCATCTTTAGGAATCTGTGTTGGTGTGGAGGGTGAAGGTAAATGCCCTTTTGTCTCCGATCTGATTTTCTTGTAGTTGGTCCAAAGAAAACtccaataaaataattcttaaatacAAGATACAGACTTTAATTAGCCCAGTGCTAAAGTGAAGGAATGAACATACTTAAGAAGTTTTGGAAAGATGGGACTGTATCCCCTTTTTAATGATGacaagtttttttgtttcttcttgccATTGCATCAGAAAACCTGTAACCCAGTGGTAtctagatatttttcttttggtaatgAGTATGTTAATTGTtcagctgtgcctgcagaaTGACCTAAAAAATTAGAGCAGGCTTGTAACGTGTCTTGTCCCAGGAGATGGTCACAATGGATGGGGATGGTGAATAGGTTCAGAAAGGTGTTACAAAGGAGGCACTGTACTGCTATGTGAAAACTTTTCCAGAGAAGTGTAAATGTGTACGTGTGTCAAACAGTTTTGTGTGCTTCCTTCTCACAGGAGGTCGATACGTCAAAGTTTGGGATGTGCTAAAAGGCGGACAGTTGCTAGTTTCACTTAAAAATCACCATAAAACTGTAACTTGTTTATGCCTTACCAGCTCTGGGCAAAGGTTATTGTCAGGGTCCCTGGACAGGTTAGTATATATTGTGTCTGTGTTGTGATTTAAATTCTTTAAGACTTTTTGCCtttgaaagttattttacaTGTGTGAATCTGTGCATGTTTTTTGCACTTAAAACACTTTCAGCTGTTAGAGGTATAAGTtgaaaatatgcctttgggcCAAGGTACATACTGCAATACACATGAACCTTCTCATATTAGCCTGAACGTTAGTAAGGGTTGCATGTGCTGTTTGAGGATGCACATATGGCGAACTTCTGAATAAGAATTCACTTTTCTGAATCTCTAAACTGACCTTTTCAGTCTCTGTGAAGTACCTAGTTTTAACTTTACTTTAATACAGTTTAAATAACTGAAAGTGTATTAGTATTCACCTTTAAAGAGCCTGGGTTTTGTGTCTCTGTGCTGTTGCTTTTTGCACCCAAGGTGCACAGGTGAAATATGtcctctgtgctttttttgttcatttgtttgggTTGAGTTGCTGAGTACTAGTACTCAATCTGTTGTGTCTGAAACATCAGAAATACAAAGTGGTCTGAAATGAGAGtggtctgttttcttcctccctcctgtACTTCCCAGGCTTCCTCAGACTTTATGATTACAAAGCATAAGCTGAAGGATCACACTAGCTGTGCAGCTGTCATTCAGTGCTCACAACACTGAAGTTCATACTTGTTGTAagataatgttttgttttcccatttgtttAATATTTCCTGCCTTCAACGAAATCATTAAAGAGCAGACATGTGTGAGAATATCTATGGATTTACTTCCAGACATTGCCATTAGatcttacatttaaaatttaagaacaAATTTGAAGAAATGCTGTCTTAGTAATTCATAATAAGCATTGCTGAAGTCAGATAGTCACTACATCTGCtttcaatttcttcttctgcctttgccccattttcatctttcttgGATGGGGTTAATCCTTTCTTGACTTCTGTGTATCTTTTAATGGAACTTTTTTGTTGCAAGAGAGGTAATAGCTAAGAAACTCAGTGGTAGTCTGAAGAATGctttgtataaataaatactCAGTTTCCTTTAATGATCTATAGAAGTTGAGTGTGATGAAATTCCTGTAAAGTGTCAACAACAAGGCATTAGTAATGAGGTTTTAATCATTACTTTTTTCTATAGGCATGTGAAGATTTACAGTACTACTTCCTACAAAGTAGTCCACAGCTTTAACTATGCAACATCTATCCTCAGTCTTGCATTGTCGGTAAGTGTATTAGATGTTTTTCTAGGCAGGGTAATTACTGATACCTTTTAAGTCACTGGagtaattaatttttgctttcattgctgTTGGGTGTTTCAGAATGCTGTACATGCAAAGTGAGGTGACTGAATATATTCCTCCTGagtaaaaaatgcattaagttTTTAAACATAATACATTCAGATACCAGATGTTACTTGATCAGATCTGTACAAAACTGTGCATTTATCAAAGACAGTATTTATCATAGGGGAAGTATTCAGTTTAGAGGGAAGTTGTTTGACTAAGATTATAGTCATCTTTTGCCTTTAAGGAACCTTGTGAGTCCTCTTGTGTGGTAgtgataaaagaaagaaagtagtTCATTTGTTGAGAAATTTAGAATAGGGTGAATTTGTCTTAAAAGGTTGTGTCAGGTTGttctgaggaggaagagaggagaggacATGAGGTATGAGGATAAACAAACTTGTTTGCCAAGGCATGCATCTTACTGTcctggaaacagaaaaccaagatTCTCATTTCTTCAAAACGTTTTGAGTTTCAATGGGAAAGTGACCTGCTGGCCAGAAATTTGGAGGCTAGcatctccatttttaaaacaatgctgTCATCATGTAGTTACCCTTTTTCGTAGTCTCTGAAGGACATGTGAAAGGGACTGTGAGGGATCTTTACTACATTTGCTACTTTACtattgttctgcttttctggagcCTAGGGGAACGTGTATGTGAAGGGgtgtcttcctttcttcatttcctctctTGTTCCTTAGGGAGCTAGAGCTAAATGAATTTGGAATTAGTTTAGTTTAAGTGAAGGGAacagaaccaaaaaaaccctgtactGTTGAAGCCTCTAcagcaagcagctgcaaaatGTGCAGTACCTGTAGTATGGCATCTCTAAAGCTGTGTGTGTatcttttgaaacaaaatattttgtttcctgttgACTAAAACACTTGAATTTTAAATGGTCACATGAGAACATAAGACTGGCTCAACTGGGTCAGACCAAAGGCTGGTCTAATTCCAGGTGCTGCTTTCAGCTGTAGCCAGAAGTAGATGTGTATAGAAAACTAAAACCAGGGCAAGTGTGTATGATAAGTTTCCTGATACTCTCCCAACCTCCAGGCTAATTTTCAGATGAGAAATTAGCTCATCAGAGTGTAATTCCTGTGTATctcaaagtatttcttttacatAAACCTGCCCAGTCTCCCTTGAGCTTGGACAAACTTTTAAACCTCATTAGATTCCTTGACAAGGAGTTCCACTTTTGTGCTACTTGAGCAAAGAAttgcctcctttttttcttttgaacctTCATTAGCTTCATTTGATGCCCCTAAATGAGACGTTGACCAGCTGATCTCCATCCATACTTGTCATAATTCTGCAGGCTTTTATCATATCCCTCCTcgattgtcttttttttcccatattgAAGAGTTCTGTCTCAAATCAAGCCAATCTTTTATTCTCCATGGTTTTTTTTGATACTTTTATTCTGAAACTGCTACTGTTTTTTAACAGTGACTCACATAGGATTTAAGATGTGGGTAAACAATGGATTTATTCAGTGGCATAGTGACTttctagtttttatttcttctgaagtaaTTCCTAACgctttttagttttctttttcttctcaccaGCAGTTGAGTATTCAGCCaacatttaatgttttcatagaGTTATCTGTTAATAGTAGCAGATCCGTGTTTTTCTCCAGTGCATCATCTAAAATTACAATCTTTAGCATCAAATACATGCAACCTTTGTTATGTAGGTGAAATTTACCAGTGACTAGTATTTTGAACAACTTTCACTTGTTTCTCAAAATTCTGCTGTTCTATGATAGCTTTCTTACCGGTGATGTTAATGTCTGATCTATGGCATGTAATAGACAAGGGCAGCTGTACACCGTTGAAAAAAACTGTCACAGATTATACTTACATAAAGATGTTAATGCATATTTGAGCTTGATTCACTACTCAGGCTGTAGTCCCTCTAGGTATTTGTTAAAGGTTTATTAGATGGATAGTGTTGCTTACAGTCATAGCCTTGAAGTTGTCCCTGTTTTGAACAAGGTATTTGAGCACAGGACTTCATTGAGGTGCCTTCCAACTTAAGTTACTATGATACTGTGATTAGATATTCTTCATGGTACTTTATCATGAAGCataaaaacttaaaatctgCATGATAGAGCCTGCATCATCAAATAAAAGACTACGTTCCTAACTGtgatttcttcatttcagcCTGAAGATGAAACCATAGTTGTGGGTATGACCAATGGGGTACTAAATgttaaacacagaaaacctgaagagaggaaagaaaagtctCAAAAGAAAAGACAACCAGCATATAGAACCTATGTGAAAGGAAGAAGTTACATGCCAAAACAGGTATGGGGTGGTAAGAAAATGTATATTGAAGTACTGCTcaaaaagttttgggttttttttttttttgagcgTGCTAAGTCGAagacagggaagggagggaagataTGGTAATACATCTAATCCatcatgtgtgtatgtgtcttaTTCTGAACTCGTCTTTCAATTCTAGGAAGATTTTTGTGTCAGTAAACCTGTAAAACGTGTTTTGAGGAAATATGACAAGCTGCTGAAGAGCTTTCAGTCTTCCAAGGCCCTTGATGCAGTACTGGAGGTAAGGCATTGGTTTTTGTCTCAGAGTTGTGTGCTGTCATCTCATGTGGATTTTTTCTGTATgtcaaactgattttatttcagtgtatgACTAGAAAGGAATCAAACTTGCATGcattcctttttggttttgctgataTTAGCCCTGTTTTGTGTGTAAAGATGTTGCTTTGGTACTAAACTCTTCTTGTATATCTCCAGCCACCCATCAGGCTTTATACTCCTGAAGTTACTGTTGCAGTCATGCAGGAGCTGCATCGCAGAGGAACACTGAGGAGTGCGCTTGCAGGCCGAGATGAGAAGCAAATTAATCTCCTTCTTACCTTTGTGGCAAGGTATTATTTTAACCTGAGTTCTGACTATTTTGAGACCTGTATTTCTTTTGCCACAGAGTCTCAACAGGTCATGGGTGGAATAGTGGTACTCTTGAAATCTCATATGCCTTCTGTTTTCTGGTACCAGGGTCTGGGATAGTACTGAAATAGTTTACCTGTTAGCACAAAACAATTTTGCTGATAGTATGAGAGAGTATCTTTTACTTCTTTGCCAGACATTCTTAGTCTtgttattttctgtctcttcgATGAAACTCGAGTCTTCATATATGTGAGTTGTTTGTCAGTCCTCCAACTCTCACTGCCTTCCTGAAAGGAGGATGGTAAACACCACatatgtagggtttttttgacttGCATTTCTGACTCCTGTCCCATGATGAAGAAAAAGTTATCTGTATGCCTGTATGAGAAAGCTGCTTGTTGGTGGGAGGAATATGGCTGGCAAAACCAGTAAAATTGGGATGTCTTCTAATTTTGCAGGCGTGTGATTGAGCCTAGATTTACTTCTGTACTGGTGACTGTTGCAGATATGATCACTGGTAAGTACAACACACACAAGATTCTGAAAGCCCTGTAGCTAACTTGGAATCAACgtaaaaatgttacatttttagGAAACCAAACCTTTATGGATTTGTTTATAAGTATGAACTCAAGTGTCAAAAGAATGATTCAAAAAGTTACTGCTAAATAACTGATCACAGTCAGTATCTGATAGGCAGTGGCTGCAGGAAGCTCGTTATGGTCTCTAAGCATCTTTGATACTTCTTGTTTCTATACTTCCACAGTACAAGTGACTTCCACTTCTCCAGAGAGGTAAAAATAGTATTTGAGGTTGTaaaaacttctgtttctgttagTTTAACTTTTTAACTGTTACTGTGAGTACATACataattaaaactgttttcagaacaCCATTAAAGATGTCTTACTTGTCCACGATGTTGGACTTGCGCAAGACTCCTTAAATGCATCTCTAACTAGCTAATACAATCTTCACATTTTTGTAGTCATGTGGATTCttaaatgactttttctttacagacatTTATCAGCCTGTGGTTGGGCAGTCAGCGATTGTTGATAGACAATTCTTGAAACTTCAGGAAGCCATAGGAAAAGAGATTGACTATCAAGAAGAACTACTAGAAGTTTTGGGAATGATGGATACACTGTTTGCTACTTTTACTCAGAAAAGAGCTACTTATCTAGAAGAGAACAAAAGTAATGGTCTTGACAGAGGTTATTGAAACAAGTAGGAGTAATTGACTGACAACCATCACAACAAATTATCACAAAAATAAAGCGGACTTGAAATATGTAACTTGTTCTCCTGGTAATTTTTTATGATAGCGACTTAGAAAATAAACTACTTGTGTTGAAGTTCTGTCTTCCAAACTGTGTTTCTGAGTAGGATTAATTGCTAAAGACAGAGAAACGGGAACATTTTCAAGATcttaagtgaaatatttttcaaaatacaggattttaaagttttattctAAAGTTATGTAGCTTTTAAAGAGTGTTTTATGCATCCAGTACTAAGTCATTATTTGATTTAGGCAATCAGTCaacactttgatttttattgagcagaaaataatttatgtttgtCTAATTCTAATTTGATGTTGTCCTTATTTAAGGTTAATACCCCATCTCACATACTTGAATATAGGAATAAAGCTATATGTGAATTTGATAAAATTTGCCTACATTGTGTTTTGTCTGCCTGCTTCATTTCCACTTCAGACTTTCATGAATTCAtaggaaacagcaaaattacTCAAGAAAATAAGTGCATGCTTATGTATATTGAAAAATActagtttcattttttaaatagtgcacatgtatttataaattataaCCCTCTAGAAAATAGGTAATTCTTCTTTCTAAagggaaatgaatgaaaatttcATGTAGTGAATAAGTAAACTAAACACAGTGAGGAAATCCTTAGCTGAATACAAGAACTCAATTTTTGTGTAATTCTGTCACTTTAAATGTACATACGTAGATGCAATTTGAGTCGACGTTGTTATCAGTGTGTATTTGAATGCAGAggtaatgatttattttaacttcaggCAGTGCTGGTGGAGGATGGTATACTTTGGAAAGATGAGTGTGCCAAAGGCTGCTCAACATCTGTGGATGACAGTAGGGTAGAACTTTGTCCTTGATCTGTTTCCTGTGACTTGCATTTTCCCCCAGGTctggaaattatttgaaatacaaTATGAATGTCCCACAAAAGTAATTTGCCTAAGTGTGGCCATGAAAGATGGGTATCAGTGGTAGAAATAACTTGAACAATTTTGCAAGTTCCACCTAAAATCCTAACAATCTTTACTGAAAAGTATGGAGCAGTGTAAGAGGTCTGCTCTTAAATTACCATGTGAGCAAcacattttcctggttttgggGATTTGTTGGTTTTGAAGACTTAGGATGATAATAGATCATAATGAAGACCATGTTCATATAAACCTTAAAGTTTTAGTATCCTTGCTCCTTACttcactatttttatttcatttctgctaaTAGACCTGAACTTCCTTGTGTCTGCTAAGAAATCTGTGTGCTACTTTTAGTTGCGTGACTTAATCAGGCAGTATCTTTTGGGAGACCTCACACAAAATGAGTTTTCTGTTGGGGGGAAGGCTGTTCCTAGAGCCTTCTTATTCCATAAGCTTTCAGTAGTGCTTGAAGGTGGACATTTGTCTTGGCAATCTAGTGTTCCATTGCTTCAGAACCACTGACCTTAACATGAAATGTATTCAtagtacaggctgggggacaaagggagagcagctctgtggagaagaaTTTAGGGATATACTGGTGGGTGAAAAGCTGGATACATATGATACCCCCCAAAAGCCAATGTtcactcacagcccagaaagccagccgtGTCgtgggctgcatcaaaagagaCGTGGCCAGTAGGTCAATGGAGGGGattctttccctctgctccagtCTGGTGAGATCCCACCtagagtactgcatccagctgtgaAGCCCTCAGTAgaagaaggacacggacctcgtggagcaagtccagaaaagggccacaaaaatggtcagaggAGAGGAcctctgaggaaaggctgagggagttggggttgttcagcctggagaaaagggtCTGGGGAGACttttattgcagcctttcaatacttaaagggggttTATAAGAAAAATGGGGCAGACATTTAGTAGGGCCTattgtgataggacaaggggtcacagttttaaactaaaagagggtaggcTCAGACTAAatgcaaggaagaaattttttaagatgagggtggtgggacactggaagaggttgcccagacaggtggtcgatgccccatccctggaaacattcactgtcaggttggaagggactctgagcaacctgatctagttgaagatgttcctgcctgtggcagggggattggactaaataacctttaaaggtcccttccaacccaaaccattctatgattctatgatcttatGGTAATTTGATTTATTATGATGTTTACCATTCATGCTATTGTACCAAGTGAGTTTgccaaggcagagctggaagcaggtGTAAGGTACCATCTACACAAATGGAAACCTGATTAAACCATGGAAAACAAATGCTATTTAAGATCTTAATTTCTAACAAGACtactaaaatgaaattttgaagaCTTTTATCTGACTGGCTAACTGGTTTTCTGCCACTTGAGTAAAAGCAGCCGATTGTATTACAAATTCTACTGGATTCATTACTTCTGTGTTGAAAGCTAGTATTTGTTACATGACACCCAGTCTGCTTGCTAAACTTGTCAGTTCTTTGTGTCTCTGGTCTGGTCTGTTATGAAAATTAAtacttatctttttttccatttagtaagattttttttcgaacatgcagatttttcttcagtacCTACATAATTAAGTTGCAGAGCAGCCAGTGTAAGATGCTGTCATTACCACTGTGGTGCCTGTTGTTcatgttctggttttatttaatcataatattaatataaaacttaaaattcTGGCTTTTTAATAGGCTGCTGGTTGAAAAAAATAGTAGGAAAAGAAGTTCCTTCAGGTAACAGTTTGCAGTGGTCTCTCTGTGCTGGTGAATGTTTAAAATGCATTACTGCAGTGCCAGGAATGCATACTTTTGTTTTACTggtaaaaattgtatttgtttaaatgaaaattaattatttttctagttgtGCATTACCTTATGCCCCAGAatctaatatttttaagtattaagGTGGACTGTCatgaactgaaatatttaatagtaAATAACATATTAAAATAGTTAATTGTGCACTGGATTGAAGGGGATGTAATGCTGGGTATTCTGTTTGGGGAAAGGATATTCTTTATATATTCTGCTTATGCAAAAAAGTGGGGATTTATTGCACGTAGCATCTTCCTTGACTTCTAGGTCATTTGGGAATTACTGGGTtgatttgtctttgaaatatagtttaaaattatcttttcaaagAGCAAATATTTACAGACAAAAAGCATGTTGGTTACTTTTCTGACATCTTTTTCATAGGATTTTTTGTCTTGCAGCTGTTTACTGGAAAGAGGGAATACCCCCCAGCCCTGAATACTGTCACAGCTCAGGAGCAGGGTTAGAATGGAGAGTTGCAAGAGAAGAGGCTTCTCTAACTGAGCGCAACCAGCAATAGACTGGGtttcaaaaagaacagcaaattcAGCACTCCTCTGTCCTGTGTTCACCCACCTGAATTACatgggagaaagggagagatgaGCTGGTTGGTCACTTGGTTGATTTTATCAAGCCTTCAACTGAACATTTCTCTGGAAAGACACTGATCTCTTTTCCCTGGACTCATTCTGCTAATGATTGAAACTTTTATTGCTAGATCAATTACACGTTCTAACTTCTTGAGGGTAAATACCTTTGTATTTCAACAGATAGGCTTTGACAACCATGCTGCTACATTTTACTGAGTTGTATTGCTCAAGTTGTTCAAAGCTGAGTAACTAATGatgagaaaatagaaaatactgaagtatttttatggTCTAACATTATGACTGAGCTGTGTGGAGTGTTTCAAAAATGAACTGAAACAGGCTGATGAAAAGGTGAATCAGAGAGAACATCGGTCTATTGCTTGATGAGGTTCATCACCTCACAAATAGGGATGTAGACAAAGCAGACATGTTTAATGCCTTCAGCTCCCTTCAACACTGATGATGGGTCCCAGGACGCCCAGAGCCCTGTGTTGCTGACTggcgtgtgtgtgtgataaACTCCCGGCCTACCCTGAACTTGTTTGAGAgttgctgctccagctggattCACATAATTCTATGGGGCGATATGAGATTCATCTGAAAGTACTGGAAGAGCTGGTGGATGTCATTGCAGGACATCTCTCCATTAGTTTTCATCAGTCTTGGGAGCCTGGAGAAGTCCCAGTCAGCTGGAAGCTGGCAAATGTCCCAATTttcaagggaaagaaggaagaccCTGCTAATaacaggcctgtcagtctcaCTTTGGTGTCTGGTAAAATTATGGAGAAGGTTATTCTGGGAGGTATTGAAAAACACTTGAGATACAACGCAGTCATTGGTCATAGGCAGCATGGGTTCAAGTCCTGCTTAACcaacttaatttccttttatgacaaGGTTACCCATCTAGTTGAGCAAGGGAAGCCCATAGATGCATTATTTTTGGATTTTAGCAAAGCTTCTGGTGGTACTATTTCTCACAGTATCCTTCTGGATAACCTACCCAGCACAAAGCTAGACGAGTCTGTAGTACAGTGGGTGAGCAACTGGGGTGAGCCTGATGGGTCAGGCTCAAAGAGTTAaaagtaaatggagttacaccACGCCAGTCACCACTTGTATTTCCCAGGGCTCGATTTTAGAGCCCATTCTCATCAATGTTTTTATAAACGATCTGAACACAGGAATTAAATGTATGTtaagcaagtttgctgatggtaATAAACTAGGAGGAGTTGTGGGCTCCCTCAAGGGTAGAGAGAGATCTTACAGAGAGATCTGGGTGTACCAGAGAGCTGGGCAGTCACCACCTGTATGAAATGTAACAAAAGTGTCAAATTCTCCACCTGGA
Proteins encoded in this region:
- the UTP15 gene encoding U3 small nucleolar RNA-associated protein 15 homolog, coding for MATYKPVAVPAVPRLGERITQDTVYWRGYKTPVQIKEFGAINKIDFSPVPPYNYAVTASSRIHIYGRYSQEPMKTFSRFKDAAYCATYRDDGNLLVAGSEEGSIHLFDVSGRAPLRQFDGHTKPVHVVGFLSDKYRIFSGGDDYASYLWDIPSGTDIVSYSEHTDYVRCGCASKVNADVFITGSYDHTVKLFDARTKSSVMTIEHGQPVESVLLFPSGGLLVSAGGRYVKVWDVLKGGQLLVSLKNHHKTVTCLCLTSSGQRLLSGSLDRHVKIYSTTSYKVVHSFNYATSILSLALSPEDETIVVGMTNGVLNVKHRKPEERKEKSQKKRQPAYRTYVKGRSYMPKQEDFCVSKPVKRVLRKYDKLLKSFQSSKALDAVLEPPIRLYTPEVTVAVMQELHRRGTLRSALAGRDEKQINLLLTFVARRVIEPRFTSVLVTVADMITDIYQPVVGQSAIVDRQFLKLQEAIGKEIDYQEELLEVLGMMDTLFATFTQKRATYLEENKSNGLDRGY